The Brachyspira aalborgi genome has a segment encoding these proteins:
- the flgE gene encoding flagellar hook protein FlgE: MMRSLFAGVSGLQNHQTRMDVVGNNIANVNTYGFKRGRVTFKDMISQSISGAAKPQEDRGGINPQQVGLGMMVATIDTIHTQGALQVTGVNTDLAIQGEGFFIEKRGNNSFYTRNGAFSLDKNGYLVNPSNGYKVQGWNSQMNETGEMIINTAAGIEDLIIPVGSKDPARATENTRFFCNLQKNSDYHQSDITVYDSTGIPRQLRATFNRTDINRWDMVIEIPDATEGSISVSAGDPVQGGGNNTFQLVFNDAGSLISVSDGGQTQEEGVLMPNVSFTYQGTEGEVEQTIYLTLGEVGLFNGITQFESPSTTKAIEQDGYTMGMLEGFSIDDSGQITGVFTNGNRKTLGQVALAKFNNAGGLEKAGDTLFVESNNSGAANIGPAAVEGRGSIKAGTLEMSNVDLSEQFTDMIVTQRGFQSNARTITTADQMLQEVIALKR; this comes from the coding sequence ATGATGCGTTCATTATTTGCCGGCGTGTCTGGTTTACAAAATCATCAAACTAGAATGGATGTGGTTGGAAATAATATAGCCAATGTTAATACTTACGGATTTAAAAGAGGAAGAGTGACTTTTAAGGACATGATAAGCCAATCTATAAGCGGAGCCGCTAAACCGCAAGAAGATAGAGGCGGTATCAATCCTCAACAAGTTGGATTAGGTATGATGGTTGCCACTATAGACACGATTCACACTCAAGGAGCTTTGCAAGTGACGGGAGTCAATACCGATTTAGCGATTCAAGGAGAAGGATTCTTTATTGAAAAGAGAGGAAATAATTCTTTTTATACGAGAAACGGCGCTTTTTCTTTAGATAAAAACGGTTATTTGGTTAATCCGTCAAACGGTTATAAAGTGCAAGGTTGGAATTCTCAAATGAATGAAACGGGAGAGATGATAATTAATACGGCGGCTGGAATTGAAGATTTAATTATTCCTGTCGGCTCAAAGGACCCAGCAAGGGCTACGGAAAATACAAGATTTTTCTGTAATTTGCAAAAAAATTCAGATTATCATCAATCGGATATTACGGTTTACGATTCTACAGGAATACCAAGACAATTAAGAGCGACTTTTAATAGAACAGATATAAATAGATGGGATATGGTTATAGAAATTCCAGATGCGACTGAAGGAAGTATAAGCGTATCCGCTGGCGACCCTGTTCAAGGCGGAGGAAATAATACTTTTCAATTAGTATTTAACGATGCAGGCTCTTTAATATCCGTAAGCGATGGCGGACAAACTCAAGAAGAAGGAGTTTTAATGCCAAATGTTTCTTTTACTTATCAAGGAACTGAAGGCGAAGTTGAACAAACTATTTACTTGACTCTTGGCGAGGTTGGTTTATTTAACGGAATTACTCAATTTGAATCTCCTTCAACTACAAAAGCGATTGAGCAAGACGGTTATACGATGGGAATGCTTGAAGGATTTAGCATTGACGATAGCGGACAAATAACGGGAGTATTTACAAACGGAAATAGAAAGACATTAGGACAAGTCGCTTTAGCAAAATTTAATAATGCGGGCGGATTGGAAAAAGCGGGAGACACTTTATTTGTGGAAAGCAATAACTCGGGAGCTGCTAATATAGGACCTGCGGCTGTTGAAGGCAGAGGCTCTATTAAAGCGGGAACTTTAGAAATGTCGAATGTAGATTTGAGCGAACAGTTTACAGATATGATAGTAACTCAAAGAGGCTTTCAATCAAATGCAAGAACTATAACTACCGCGGACCAAATGCTTCAAGAAGTTATAGCGCTTAAAAGATAA
- a CDS encoding methyl-accepting chemotaxis protein has product MSFKNKILFLVIIVVILALLPAVFMNTKSNKKIFYETAMAKSENYFNDIIYNFNSIFNSAGVGAVALSDIASMSYGLYSAGIINNVHGNLRSAIYNFHKSQTYLHYVTANGIYFEPNITNINLRGLHSLYLYDLNDGRQSTEAMGERLNENNYINQEFYRIALPENWNRERKRPRNVYYSSPYSKEIYGTQKIISVSSPIYSSINGDAIGVAVSDISLDIAYQMIEEIIKKDNRFNPIIFDNRNGKIIYHKNSDYILRDLSEIPIAKYISDNIGFYTNSRMIENYKVEKNNYTLFTKQLDSENYNFLMFVPQNYFSDSFNNINKILIAIFIISILIIIIILNIAIPISLKPLKKISSELEEGVFNHNIFINTTKITSKDAFGDISNWINIYQHMVQYIFSSGAKTIKLSKEQNNSLNDKVNDISKISSSMIETSKLIVDNAQKQENEIKEIENSSLEINKIISDSLTDLNLVGNTAKTLQNKIDNQLENFSKIYSTSSNMQLDIDKVSSSISKVKDETEQVITLAKSSKDRILKTENAVKNLVSSMRGITDFVNSTIDTSQQTNMLAMNAAIEAAHAGEQGKGFSIISEEIRKLAVITNTQSENAGNIIRGMEKQFDLITSSIEERISAIDDIFSKTQSFEENMNKLKEITDEKSSSSKEIISSITILYDAIKDIREQYTLFHNKLYADLTDLSKLSELSINNGDAIRRVSEDSNDIVLKTKGMDENISNMFNLVKDIEEISKVGDNLEETSTYYDSIDFDETLKNKINIGENAFATFKFIKNMYSYMINIVGKDNFNNLLEKISEESKLIYIDIKKAKYIKRFGLSSAFTIPINVINEDFYKGSKNAITDKAKYDFNQLSSFKKFSIRFLSGKSLAKVIINFNKKIFKNINIEIVKIEKRKVIYHLHYFSNYDLTIENYYYEMIGNIFRQKYPNSSEVAITESISKGYIYTEYIVTW; this is encoded by the coding sequence ATGAGTTTTAAAAATAAGATTCTTTTTTTAGTAATAATAGTAGTAATTTTGGCTTTATTGCCCGCCGTTTTTATGAATACAAAATCTAATAAAAAAATATTTTATGAAACGGCAATGGCAAAGTCTGAAAATTATTTTAACGATATAATATATAATTTTAATTCAATATTTAATTCCGCTGGAGTCGGAGCGGTAGCTTTATCGGATATAGCGAGTATGTCTTACGGTTTATATTCTGCGGGAATTATTAATAATGTTCATGGAAATTTAAGAAGCGCGATTTATAACTTTCACAAATCGCAAACATATTTGCATTATGTAACGGCAAACGGAATATATTTTGAACCAAATATTACAAACATTAATTTAAGAGGATTGCATTCTTTGTATCTATACGATTTAAATGACGGAAGACAATCTACTGAAGCTATGGGCGAAAGATTAAACGAAAATAATTATATAAATCAAGAATTTTATAGAATCGCTCTTCCTGAAAACTGGAATAGAGAAAGAAAGAGACCAAGAAATGTATATTATTCGAGTCCGTATTCAAAAGAAATATATGGAACTCAAAAAATTATTTCCGTGTCTTCGCCTATATATTCGAGTATTAACGGAGATGCTATAGGAGTGGCGGTTTCCGATATTTCGCTTGATATAGCTTATCAAATGATAGAGGAAATTATTAAAAAAGATAATAGATTTAATCCTATAATTTTTGATAATAGAAACGGAAAAATAATTTATCATAAAAATTCGGATTATATATTAAGAGACTTATCTGAAATCCCAATAGCAAAATATATTTCGGATAATATAGGTTTTTATACAAATTCAAGAATGATAGAAAATTATAAAGTTGAAAAAAATAATTATACTTTATTTACAAAACAACTTGATAGCGAGAATTATAATTTTCTTATGTTTGTTCCGCAAAATTATTTTTCAGATTCGTTTAATAATATTAATAAAATATTAATCGCAATTTTTATAATATCGATTCTTATAATAATTATTATTCTTAATATAGCGATTCCAATATCTTTAAAACCTTTAAAAAAAATATCTTCCGAACTTGAAGAGGGAGTTTTTAATCATAATATATTTATAAATACGACTAAAATAACTTCTAAAGACGCTTTTGGAGATATAAGTAATTGGATAAATATATATCAGCATATGGTTCAATATATTTTTTCAAGCGGCGCTAAAACAATAAAGCTTTCAAAAGAACAGAATAATTCTCTTAACGATAAAGTTAATGATATATCAAAAATTTCTTCCTCTATGATTGAAACATCTAAATTAATAGTAGATAACGCGCAAAAGCAGGAAAACGAAATTAAAGAAATTGAAAATAGCAGTTTGGAAATAAATAAAATTATATCCGATAGTTTGACGGATTTAAATTTAGTAGGAAATACGGCAAAAACTCTTCAAAATAAAATTGATAATCAATTAGAAAATTTTAGTAAAATTTATTCGACTTCTTCAAATATGCAATTAGATATAGATAAAGTTTCTTCGTCAATATCTAAAGTTAAAGATGAAACGGAACAAGTAATTACTTTAGCTAAAAGCAGCAAAGATAGAATATTAAAAACGGAGAATGCCGTAAAAAATCTTGTCTCTTCAATGCGCGGAATTACCGATTTTGTCAACTCTACTATCGACACATCTCAACAAACGAATATGCTCGCTATGAACGCTGCTATAGAAGCCGCTCATGCGGGAGAGCAAGGAAAAGGATTTAGTATTATTTCGGAAGAGATAAGAAAATTAGCGGTTATAACAAATACTCAATCTGAAAATGCAGGAAATATTATTAGAGGTATGGAAAAACAATTTGATTTAATAACATCAAGCATAGAAGAAAGAATTTCCGCCATAGACGATATATTTTCTAAAACTCAAAGTTTTGAAGAAAATATGAATAAATTAAAAGAAATTACCGATGAAAAATCTTCTTCAAGCAAAGAAATAATATCTTCTATAACAATTTTATACGATGCGATTAAAGATATAAGAGAACAATATACATTATTCCATAATAAATTATACGCGGATTTAACCGATTTATCAAAATTATCCGAATTATCGATTAATAACGGAGACGCCATTAGAAGAGTATCGGAGGATTCTAACGATATAGTCTTAAAAACAAAAGGCATGGACGAAAATATATCGAATATGTTTAATTTAGTAAAAGATATTGAAGAGATTTCTAAAGTCGGAGATAATTTGGAGGAAACCTCGACTTATTACGATTCTATAGATTTTGACGAAACTTTAAAAAACAAAATAAATATTGGAGAAAATGCATTCGCCACATTTAAATTTATAAAAAATATGTATAGTTATATGATAAATATCGTAGGAAAAGATAATTTCAATAATTTACTTGAAAAAATATCCGAAGAATCTAAATTAATATACATTGATATTAAAAAAGCGAAATATATTAAAAGATTTGGACTCTCTTCCGCGTTTACAATTCCAATAAATGTTATTAACGAAGATTTTTATAAAGGTTCAAAAAATGCGATTACGGATAAGGCGAAATATGATTTTAATCAATTAAGCTCATTTAAGAAATTTTCAATAAGATTTTTGAGCGGAAAATCTTTAGCGAAAGTAATTATTAATTTTAATAAAAAAATATTTAAAAACATTAATATTGAAATAGTTAAAATAGAAAAAAGAAAAGTTATTTATCATTTGCATTATTTTTCTAATTATGATTTGACAATAGAAAATTATTATTATGAAATGATTGGAAATATATTCAGACAAAAATATCCTAACAGTTCGGAAGTTGCAATTACGGAATCTATAAGCAAAGGATATATTTACACGGAATATATTGTTACTTGGTAA
- a CDS encoding glycosyltransferase 61 family protein produces MDISIYASEDTKKYIMDGIQFFSNSIKSDDLDVAYLENGIIIPIENPFSTKGVGGVVDEKGKIHDYSLRNHISFTVDYTSKPSPNNYYGANPDTNLKNVKYVDEEIMFLGIGFSQRDYGHTILESLSRLWYLLDKDASKYKVALLSPPSKDCIDLLLLFGIVEENIITITEPTKYRNVIIPQNSIAIYCYFNIKFKEIIDRIKDKIEPYNFEKVYFSRKHIHYKRTLHEKPLQDVFINNGYKIFYPEKLSVKEKIAIVKGCKYYAGLNGTNIVHSIFAKEGANIICLLRCNEEPYESYFNMNNNNIICVTSNNLSLPIGGWAGPYIVCGNEYLFKFFDDYNFRYNKKSFLYNNYQILDYIFVWSQIYKEALAKGVYNTIEMSNEQIADNIVKIYYNYMKENTLSKNTLFYIGITTEVGNVNYNNYFEIVIFGIRIIKINLNKYGILKKISWWIPIRKLRDNFRNKIVYSQVSNDEYKNYFIDKILNK; encoded by the coding sequence ATGGATATATCAATATACGCTTCTGAAGATACAAAAAAATACATTATGGACGGTATTCAATTTTTTTCCAATTCGATTAAAAGCGATGATTTAGATGTAGCTTATCTTGAAAATGGCATTATAATTCCTATTGAAAACCCGTTTAGTACAAAAGGAGTAGGGGGGGTCGTAGATGAAAAAGGAAAAATACATGACTATTCTTTAAGGAATCATATAAGTTTTACAGTTGATTATACTAGTAAACCGTCTCCAAATAATTACTACGGCGCTAATCCAGATACGAACTTAAAAAATGTAAAATATGTAGATGAAGAAATAATGTTTTTAGGTATCGGTTTTTCTCAAAGAGACTACGGACATACCATATTAGAATCTTTGAGCAGGTTATGGTATTTATTGGATAAGGATGCATCAAAATATAAAGTAGCTTTACTGTCTCCTCCATCAAAAGATTGTATAGATTTATTATTATTATTTGGAATTGTAGAAGAAAATATAATAACAATAACAGAACCTACAAAATATAGAAATGTTATTATTCCACAAAATTCAATAGCAATTTATTGCTATTTTAATATTAAATTTAAAGAAATAATAGATAGAATAAAAGATAAAATCGAACCGTATAACTTTGAAAAAGTATATTTTTCAAGGAAACATATTCATTATAAAAGAACTTTACATGAAAAGCCATTACAAGATGTTTTTATAAATAACGGTTATAAAATATTTTATCCTGAAAAATTATCCGTAAAAGAAAAGATAGCTATAGTTAAAGGTTGTAAATATTATGCAGGCTTAAATGGAACAAACATAGTTCATAGTATATTTGCTAAAGAAGGAGCAAATATTATATGCCTTTTAAGATGTAATGAAGAGCCATATGAATCCTACTTTAATATGAATAATAATAATATAATATGTGTTACCTCGAACAACCTATCGTTACCTATCGGTGGATGGGCAGGACCTTATATAGTTTGTGGCAATGAATATTTATTTAAATTTTTTGACGACTATAATTTTAGATATAATAAAAAATCATTTCTATATAATAATTATCAAATATTGGATTATATATTCGTATGGAGTCAAATTTATAAAGAAGCTTTAGCAAAAGGAGTTTATAATACAATTGAAATGAGCAATGAGCAAATAGCCGATAATATTGTTAAAATTTATTATAATTACATGAAAGAAAATACATTGTCTAAAAATACGCTCTTTTATATAGGTATTACTACTGAAGTTGGAAATGTAAATTATAATAATTATTTTGAAATCGTAATATTCGGAATTAGAATAATAAAAATAAATTTGAATAAATATGGTATACTTAAAAAAATATCTTGGTGGATACCGATTAGAAAGTTAAGAGATAACTTTAGAAATAAAATTGTATACTCTCAAGTCTCGAACGATGAATATAAAAACTATTTTATTGATAAAATATTAAACAAATAA